The following coding sequences lie in one Micropterus dolomieu isolate WLL.071019.BEF.003 ecotype Adirondacks linkage group LG15, ASM2129224v1, whole genome shotgun sequence genomic window:
- the lrrc18a gene encoding leucine-rich repeat-containing protein 18 isoform X1, whose protein sequence is MPKGKGAKGTKITLKIAKKAIRMTPDGRRRLILSNMGITIFPKCLLKLSNVDELDLSRNLIQRLPDNIGNFSSLRWLDLHSNKLESVPESIGNLVGLTHLNLSNNCLTSSSLPSTLGFLASLRSLNLGMNRLDSLPPTMVALHSLEELGLFDNLFIQLPEFVKALRNLTKVNMKQNPLSYAQGDGEKSEPEEDVYLVHESSLCRTCLKRCKEQTERLTRGRIGRDGGGGDMFEDKRIRTYPGLMVPNSVATANQDVWRVRKVEHKSIK, encoded by the coding sequence ATGCCCAAAGGGAAGGGAGCCAAAGGCACAAAGATAACGCTCAAGATTGCCAAAAAGGCAATACGGATGACCCCAGATGGACGGCGCAGACTCATCCTTAGCAACATGGGTATAACCATCTTCCCAAAGTGTCTCCTCAAACTGTCTAATGTGGACGAATTGGACCTCAGCCGCAACCTGATACAGAGACTCCCAGATAACATTGGGAACTTCTCATCACTCAGGTGGCTGGATCTCCACAGCAACAAGCTAGAGTCTGTGCCTGAGTCCATTGGCAACCTGGTGGGACTCACCCACCTCAACCTCTCAAACAACTGCCTAACCTCTTCAAGTTTACCCTCCACATTGGGTTTTCTCGCCAGCCTGAGGAGTCTCAATCTGGGGATGAACAGGCTGGACAGCCTGCCTCCCACTATGGTGGCTCTACACAGCCTGGAAGAGTTAGGCCTGTTTGATAACCTCTTCATCCAGCTGCCAGAGTTTGTGAAAGCCCTACGCAACCTCACTAAGGTGAACATGAAACAAAATCCTCTATCGTATGCTCAGGGGGATGGTGAAAAATCAGAACCAGAGGAAGATGTGTACCTGGTCCATGAGAGCAGCCTGTGTAGGACATGCCTTAAGAGATGTAAAGAGCAGACAGAAAGGCTTACACGAGGAAGAATaggaagagatggaggaggaggagacatgtTTGAGGACAAAAGGATAAGGACTTATCCAGGACTGATGGTGCCAAACTCAGTGGCAACAGCCAATCAAGATGTGTGGAGAGTAAGAAAGGTAGAACACAAGTCAATCAAAtga
- the lrrc18a gene encoding leucine-rich repeat-containing protein 18 isoform X2, translating into MPKGKGAKGTKITLKIAKKAIRMTPDGRRRLILSNMGITIFPKCLLKLSNVDELDLSRNLIQRLPDNIGNFSSLRWLDLHSNKLESVPESIGNLVGLTHLNLSNNCLTSSSLPSTLGFLASLRSLNLGMNRLDSLPPTMVALHSLEELGLFDNLFIQLPEFVKALRNLTKVNMKQNPLSYAQGDGEKSEPEEDVYLVHESSLCRTCLKRCKEQTERLTRGRIGRDGGGGDMFEDKRIRTYPGLMVPNSVATANQDVWRVRK; encoded by the exons ATGCCCAAAGGGAAGGGAGCCAAAGGCACAAAGATAACGCTCAAGATTGCCAAAAAGGCAATACGGATGACCCCAGATGGACGGCGCAGACTCATCCTTAGCAACATGGGTATAACCATCTTCCCAAAGTGTCTCCTCAAACTGTCTAATGTGGACGAATTGGACCTCAGCCGCAACCTGATACAGAGACTCCCAGATAACATTGGGAACTTCTCATCACTCAGGTGGCTGGATCTCCACAGCAACAAGCTAGAGTCTGTGCCTGAGTCCATTGGCAACCTGGTGGGACTCACCCACCTCAACCTCTCAAACAACTGCCTAACCTCTTCAAGTTTACCCTCCACATTGGGTTTTCTCGCCAGCCTGAGGAGTCTCAATCTGGGGATGAACAGGCTGGACAGCCTGCCTCCCACTATGGTGGCTCTACACAGCCTGGAAGAGTTAGGCCTGTTTGATAACCTCTTCATCCAGCTGCCAGAGTTTGTGAAAGCCCTACGCAACCTCACTAAGGTGAACATGAAACAAAATCCTCTATCGTATGCTCAGGGGGATGGTGAAAAATCAGAACCAGAGGAAGATGTGTACCTGGTCCATGAGAGCAGCCTGTGTAGGACATGCCTTAAGAGATGTAAAGAGCAGACAGAAAGGCTTACACGAGGAAGAATaggaagagatggaggaggaggagacatgtTTGAGGACAAAAGGATAAGGACTTATCCAGGACTGATGGTGCCAAACTCAGTGGCAACAGCCAATCAAGATGTGTGGAGAGTAAGAAAG TGA
- the si:ch211-223a10.1 gene encoding putative ZDHHC-type palmitoyltransferase 6, with the protein MHPMPVFSESGGDIFDCIQRGNIELCIHFLQNDRSVLKQKGWGGFTPLHYAALHGNRAMVELFLSNGADPNLTCDAGQTAFHFGCRQGNIYIIHQMMQYGADLRLIDLQGKTSLHHAVTGGNIVAVHYLWETGMFRFSDTDMYQVTPLHLAASTGNTEVVRYLLRNQRCAVDAVDQQGATALHVAAERGGVEVCWTLLQRTGCRMLYQKNHSGLTPLDLSKQGKTFRHQQLTKLLSRYINEPIHHKPRESHVLYYWTLFFPTLSGASILLIAAMLGGYGGLTCSLLFPWLARSIFTQYHRMTTYQRLPNPVYLGTLIAGLFHSLLCFYGKIMPSVWPTSALVQVSMVHFSLVVSLLCKILTQDPGTLDRADADPRFSCIADLVETNQSPHRFCPYCELFLPDYTKHCKLCDVCIKDYDHHCLFLNRCIGRGNHRLFLFFILSMVIAHLLFVATATNYLLDKMPAGGRSLSLWFTLLGQEFWVVVMMIMNALTLLWEVWLLTEQFDAVATGTTNYFRQCESSARQRSLGQRWAIVLSFLLEGRRRVGSGQREDKTAIDI; encoded by the exons ATGCACCCGATGCCTGTGTTCTCCGAAAGCGGTGGAGACATATTTGACTGTATACAGAGAGGAAATATTGAGCTGTGTATACACTTCCTTCAAAATGATCGATCAGTCCTCAAGCAAAAAG GTTGGGGTGGTTTCACCCCGCTCCACTATGCCGCCCTCCATGGTAACCGTGCCATGGTCGAACTTTTCCTTAGTAATGGCGCTGACCCTAACCTGACATGTGATGCGGGACAGACAGCCTTTCATTTTGGCTGCAG ACAAGGGAACATCTATATTATACACCAAATGATGCAGTATGGAGCTGATCTGCGCCTCATAGACCTGCAAGGAAAAACGTCACTGCATCATGCAGTCACGGGGGGCAACAT TGTTGCAGTGCACTATTTGTGGGAGACAGGAATGTTCCGGTTCTCAGACACAGACATGTACCAGGTGACACCCCTTCACCTGGCTGCATCCACAGGCAACACAGAGGTGGTCCGGTACTTGCTCAGAAACCAG AGATGTGCTGTGGATGCAGTTGACCAGCAGGGTGCGACAGCGCTTCACGTTGCTGCAGAAAGGGGTGGAGTGGAGGTGTGCTGGACACTGCTGCAGAGAACAGGGTGCAGGATGCTCTACCAGAAGAACCACAGCGGCCTCACACCGCTGGACCTCAGTAAACAAGGGAAAACATTTAG ACATCAGCAACTCACCAAGCTACTGAGTCGGTATATTAATGAGCCAATACACCACAAGCCCAGAGAGTCTCATG TTCTGTATTACTGGACACTGTTTTTTCCAACCCTGAGTGGAGCTTCCATCCTGCTGATAGCAGCCATGTTGGGAGGCTATGGGGGTCTAACCTGCAGTTTGCTCTTCCCCTGGCTGGCCAGAAGCATCTTCACACAGTACCACCGCATGACCACGTACCAAAG GTTACCCAACCCGGTCTACTTGGGAACCCTCATAGCTGGCTTGTTCCATTCCTTGCTCTGCTTCTATGGAAAAATAATGCCTA gtgtgtgGCCAACCAGTGCTCTTGTCCAGGTGTCGATGGTCCACTTCTCCCTAGTCGTCAGTTTGTTGTGTAAGATTTTGACTCAGGACCCGGGGACACTGGACAGAGCAGATGCAGATCCTCGGTTCTCCTGTATCGCTGACCTGGTGGAGACCAACCAAAGCCCTCACAGGTTCTGTCCGTACTGTGAG TTGTTTCTGCCTGACTACACTAAACACTGCAAGCTGTGCGATGTGTGCATTAAAGACTATGACCACCACTGCCTTTTCCTCAACCGGTGCATCGGCCGGGGTAACCACcgcctcttcctctttttcatcCTCTCCATGGTGATTGCCCACCTTCTTTTTGTTGCCACTGCAACAAATTACCTGCTTGACAAGATGCCTGCGGGCGGTCGCAGCTTGTCATTGTGGTTCACATTGTTAGGGCAGGAGTTCTGGGTTGTGGTAATGATGATTATGAATGCGCTGACGCTCCTTTGGGAGGTGTGGCTACTTACTGAGCAGTTTGATGCCGTCGCCACTGGAACGACCAACTACTTCCGTCAGTGCGAAAGCTCAGCACGACAGAGGTCGCTAGGACAGCGCTGGGCGATAGTGCTGTCCTTTCTGCTGGAGGGGCGAAGACGGGTGGGCAGCGGCCAAAGAGAAGACAAAACTGCCATAGACATTTAA